The proteins below are encoded in one region of Mangifera indica cultivar Alphonso chromosome 7, CATAS_Mindica_2.1, whole genome shotgun sequence:
- the LOC123221468 gene encoding ankyrin repeat-containing protein At5g02620-like produces the protein MSRGNELGSESALPGPYWAALNDDWESLKDFYMTNVNSLSLPVTASKDNGFHLAVFSKSKEPLQSLLGISKEHSMVRYGYLEKNSYGNTPLHEAALNGNLEAVEALVTHHRRLIAEDIEDSTEEELQEAVNGDGETPLFLAAAFGRKKVVKFLAEKSLKEEYSKLKNIHRQNIRSIKVKPKPKASNELPGAIQGEITSEPEPGAIKEETFIQKPNASILDVAIIGHHFDSALYLLNLDESLAALKSPDGRTSLHLLAAMPSAFESGYQWGTWIHRVIYSCLPIGDDDEKATTKISKGWLKLLGKICALVRSDILEEKRKHKLAFKLAETLITKDSSWDDPFDKDHSSKGDYKPIPLLQATEKGIVEIVNKILEIRPQLVEHCNAHDQNILHVAIKHRRLEIFNHVKNMKKPMTRLVGKVDTNANTILHHAADMEPETAERHPEGPVYQLQEELKWYKRVEEIAPPHYVMFCKERFNSEHNKLLGEAQIWIKETSESCSVVAVLVATVVFAAAYTVPGGSNEQGHPVFLNSALFLLFTVMDVLGLACSLASVVMFLSILVSPYTYEEFHHKLPGKLRIGFTLLFISLTTTMISFAATILLIIRSEKPNRTTTLIYTAAFLPVSIFALMSFPMYPEFEKTLLLLYLRLSKNWRVTKSPPPKKSASRQGRPSSS, from the exons ATGAGCAGAGGAAACGAGTTGGGCAGTGAAAGTGCTTTGCCTGGGCCTTATTGGGCAGCCCTGAACGATGATTGGGAATCTCTGAAGGACTTCTACATGACAAATGTTAATTCGCTATCACTTCCTGTAACGGCCTCAAAGGACAATGGCTTTCACTTGGCAGTGTTCAGCAAAAGCAAAGAACCGCTTCAATCTTTACTTGGAATTTCCAAAGAACATTCTATGGTAAGGTATGgctatttagaaaaaaatagcTACGGGAACACGCCTCTTCATGAGGCTGCATTAAATGGGAACCTGGAGGCTGTAGAGGCTTTGGTCACTCATCATCGCAGGCTCATCGCGGAAGATATTGAAGATTCAACTGAGGAAGAGCTCCAAGAGGCTGTGAATGGGGATGGCGAAACCCCGCTTTTTCTTGCTGCTGCATTTGGGAGAAAAAAAGTGGTGAAGTTTTTAgctgaaaaatcattaaaagaaGAATATTCTAAGCTTAAAAATATTCACCGCCAAAACATACGCTCCATCAAGGTAAAGCCCAAACCTAAAGCCTCCAATGAGCTGCCTGGTGCCATCCAGGGTGAAATAACATCAGAGCCAGAGCCTGGTGCCATCAAAGAAGAAACATTCATACAAAAGCCTAATGCCTCCATTCTGGACGTTGCCATCATAGGCCACCATTTTG ACTCGGCTCTATATTTACTGAATCTGGATGAATCGTTAGCAGCACTCAAAAGCCCAGATGGCCGGACCTCTCTTCACCTACTAGCAGCCATGCCTTCAGCTTTCGAAAGTGGATATCAATGGGGCACATGGATCCACAGAGTCATATATTCCT GCCTTCCAATcggtgatgatgatgaaaaagcTACTACAAAAATTTCCAAag GGTGGCTTAAATTACTGGGCAAAATCTGTGCACTAGTAAGGAGTGACATcttggaagaaaagagaaagcatAAACTTGCTTTCAAACTAGCGGAGACACTGATAACAAAAGATTCTTCTTGGGATGATCCGTTTGATAAAGACCACTCTTCAAAAGGAGATTATAAGCCAATCCCGTTATTGCAGGCGACTGAAAAAGGAATAGTAGAAATTGTGAACAAGATACTAGAAATACGTCCCCAGCTGGTTGAGCATTGCAATGCTCATGATCAGAACATACTGCATGTGGCAATTAAGCACCGTCGACTTGAGATCTTCaatcatgtgaaaaatatgaaaaagccAATGACAAGGTTAGTCGGAAAGGTTGACACAAATGCCAACACCATTTTACACCATGCTGCAGACATGGAGCCAGAGACTGCAGAGCGTCACCCAGAAGGACCTGTATACCAACTCCAGGAAGAGTTGAAGTGGTACAAA CGTGTAGAGGAGATCGCGCCCCCCCACTACGTCATGTTTTGCAAAGAGAGATTCAATTCGGAGCACAATAAACTACTCGGGGAAGCACAGATATGGATAAAAGAAACTTCTGAGTCTTGCTCTGTAGTGGCTGTTCTCGTTGCTACAGTGGTCTTTGCAGCTGCGTACACTGTGCCTGGAGGTTCTAATGAACAGGGGCATCCAGTTTTCCTCAACAGCGCTCTCTTCTTGCTTTTCACAGTCATGGACGTTCTTGGTTTGGCCTGCTCCTTAGCCTCCGTTGTAATGTTCTTGTCCATCCTCGTATCGCCTTATACGTATGAAGAATTCCACCACAAACTCCCCGGCAAACTCAGAATAGGCTTCACCTTGCTCTTCATTTCATTGACTACAACAATGATTTCATTCGCAGCAACAATATTGCTCATAATTCGTTCGGAAAAGCCCAATCGGACCACCACTCTCATTTATACTGCTGCATTTCTTCCTGTCAGCATATTTGCACTCATGAGTTTTCCCATGTATCCTGAATTTGAGAAAACTTTGCTCCTGTTGTATCTTAGATTGTCTAAGAATTGGCGTGTCACAAAGTCTCCACCGCCCAAGAAGTCAGCTTCCAGACAGGGCAGACCAAGCAGCTCCTAA